The Elgaria multicarinata webbii isolate HBS135686 ecotype San Diego chromosome 4, rElgMul1.1.pri, whole genome shotgun sequence genome contains a region encoding:
- the MKKS gene encoding molecular chaperone MKKS isoform X1 has product MSCVDIKKPSFCTSEPLTKEAISHALSAFSKIMRSCYGPTGRFKQLHNGVGGYVRTTSQSSALLSGLLVTHPALKLLTASVQNHLARFSDGGLFTAILCCSLLEKAATVNVAPCPFIQISRHLLNLCLGYLASEACGCRIPVDFSSSKILLNLVRSILASKRACMLSRNEADHISALVLKAFLFTIPQSVEIRVALGKCLYIPVKNRRVMDSAVYPGLLIEIPVFHLTRMFPIRRATSSVIKMVLFCISLSGDLPNIGEGAIIVCQGVSLEAAVLDQLLALGKQIVSDGVGLVVCQKVIHPALKQFLKENHVVAIERVGLAVMEPLKQMTGSQPIASLQSLSPACYGHLKDVQTQSFASKWFLHLIPNDPVVCSLMLCNRNETAWDELKLACQTAEHALQLTINDPWVLVGGGCTETHLSSYISHLSCSVTSSTLEDLCCSWAEFQLVADAFCYSLESVAHCLEHDGGDILTDMKWGHCWSVPPDVPSDSDWSDVVLKCGCGLCDKQPSLHWRMLRCRSRPFPPKNRVAEFSITSDGNPVLDCFAAKRNGLQVAVETAHLLLDLSYIIEDCN; this is encoded by the exons ATGTCTTGCGTTGACATTAAAAAGCCTTCTTTCTGTACCAGCGAACCTTTAACCAAGGAGGCCATTAGCCATGCTCTCTCTGCATTCAGTAAAATAATGAGGTCCTGCTACGGCCCCACGGGTAGGTTTAAGCAGCTCCACAATGGCGTAGGAGGCTACGTTCGCACTACATCACAGTCTTCTGCTTTGCTCAGTGGCCTTTTAGTCACTCATCCAGCGTTAAAGCTTCTGACAGCCTCTGTGCAGAATCATCTTGCACGCTTCAGTGACGGTGGCTTATTTACGGCCATCCTTTGCTGCAGCCTGCTCGAAAAAGCAGCCACCGTAAACGTGGCTCCGTGTCCTTTCATTCAAATCAGCCGACACCTCTTGAACCTGTGCCTTGGCTATCTTGCATCTGAAGCGTGCGGTTGTAGAATCCCGGTGGATTTCAGCAGTTCTAAGATTCTCCTTAACCTGGTCCGCAGTATATTAGCCAGCAAACGGGCCTGCATGCTTAGCCGAAATGAAGCCGACCACATCAGCGCTTTGGTGTTAAAGGCCTTTCTATTTACAATCCCACAAAGCGTTGAAATCAGGGTTGCACTAGGGAAATGTCTTTATATACCTGTAAAAAATAGGAGAGTTATGGATTCTGCTGTATATCCTGGACTTCTGATTGAAATACCTGTATTCCATCTGACAAGAATGTTTCCCATCAGAAGAGCTACTTCATCGGTGATCAAAATGGTGCTTTTCTGCATATCTCTGTCTGGAGATTTGCCTAACATTGGAGAAGGAGCCATCATTGTCTGTCAAGGAGTTTCTTTAGAAGCAGCAGTCTTAGATCAGTTGCTTGCTTTAGGTAAGCAAATAGTCAGTGACGGCGTAGGCCTTGTGGTGTGCCAGAAAGTTATCCACCCAGCCCTGAAACAGTTCCTGAAGGAGAATCATGTTGTTGCTATAGAGAGAGTTGGGCTAGCAGTGATGGAACCCCTGAAACAAATGACAG GTTCCCAGCCGATAGCATCTCTTCAGTCCCTGTCCCCTGCTTGCTACGGCCATCTGAAGGATGTGCAGACTCAGAGTTTTGCTTCGAAATGGTTCTTGCATCTCATTCCTAATGACCCAGTTGTTTGCAGCTTGATGCTTTGTAATAGGAATGAAACAGCATGGGATGAGCTGAAG CTTGCTTGTCAAACAGCAGAACATGCTTTGCAATTAACAATCAACGATCCCTGGGTATTGGTAGGTGGCGGCTGTACAGAAACTCATTTGTCCTCTTACATAAGTCACCTG AGCTGTAGCGTGACTAGCAGCACCTTGGAAGATCTATGTTGTTCTTGGGCAGAATTCCAGTTGGTAGCAGACGCCTTTTGCTACTCACTAGAGTCTGTGGCTCACTGCCTAGAACATGACGGTGGTGACATTCTCACTGATATGAAGTGGGGTCATTGTTGGTCTGTTCCACCTGATGTTCCTAGCGATTCTGATTGGTCAGACGTAGTTCTGAAGTGTGGGTGTGGCCTTTGCGATAAACAGCCAAGTCTTCATTGGAGGATGCTACGATGTCGTTCGaggcctttccccccaaaaaatcgtGTTGCCGAGTTTTCCATAACCTCTGATGGCAATCCCGTTCTGGACTGTTTTGCTGCCAAAAGAAATGGCCTACAAGTGGCAGTAGAGACCGCTCACCTGCTTTTAGATCTGTCCTATATAATTGAAGATTGTAATTAG
- the MKKS gene encoding molecular chaperone MKKS isoform X2, with protein MSCVDIKKPSFCTSEPLTKEAISHALSAFSKIMRSCYGPTGSQPIASLQSLSPACYGHLKDVQTQSFASKWFLHLIPNDPVVCSLMLCNRNETAWDELKLACQTAEHALQLTINDPWVLVGGGCTETHLSSYISHLSCSVTSSTLEDLCCSWAEFQLVADAFCYSLESVAHCLEHDGGDILTDMKWGHCWSVPPDVPSDSDWSDVVLKCGCGLCDKQPSLHWRMLRCRSRPFPPKNRVAEFSITSDGNPVLDCFAAKRNGLQVAVETAHLLLDLSYIIEDCN; from the exons ATGTCTTGCGTTGACATTAAAAAGCCTTCTTTCTGTACCAGCGAACCTTTAACCAAGGAGGCCATTAGCCATGCTCTCTCTGCATTCAGTAAAATAATGAGGTCCTGCTACGGCCCCACGG GTTCCCAGCCGATAGCATCTCTTCAGTCCCTGTCCCCTGCTTGCTACGGCCATCTGAAGGATGTGCAGACTCAGAGTTTTGCTTCGAAATGGTTCTTGCATCTCATTCCTAATGACCCAGTTGTTTGCAGCTTGATGCTTTGTAATAGGAATGAAACAGCATGGGATGAGCTGAAG CTTGCTTGTCAAACAGCAGAACATGCTTTGCAATTAACAATCAACGATCCCTGGGTATTGGTAGGTGGCGGCTGTACAGAAACTCATTTGTCCTCTTACATAAGTCACCTG AGCTGTAGCGTGACTAGCAGCACCTTGGAAGATCTATGTTGTTCTTGGGCAGAATTCCAGTTGGTAGCAGACGCCTTTTGCTACTCACTAGAGTCTGTGGCTCACTGCCTAGAACATGACGGTGGTGACATTCTCACTGATATGAAGTGGGGTCATTGTTGGTCTGTTCCACCTGATGTTCCTAGCGATTCTGATTGGTCAGACGTAGTTCTGAAGTGTGGGTGTGGCCTTTGCGATAAACAGCCAAGTCTTCATTGGAGGATGCTACGATGTCGTTCGaggcctttccccccaaaaaatcgtGTTGCCGAGTTTTCCATAACCTCTGATGGCAATCCCGTTCTGGACTGTTTTGCTGCCAAAAGAAATGGCCTACAAGTGGCAGTAGAGACCGCTCACCTGCTTTTAGATCTGTCCTATATAATTGAAGATTGTAATTAG
- the LOC134398105 gene encoding uncharacterized LOC128706666 homolog gives MTKISWIRKNWLLVAGLSFVGVHAGTYLIQRAAKSSAKSGMEMKSKGLDE, from the coding sequence ATGACGAAGATCAGCTGGATTAGAAAGAATTGGCTGCTCGTGGCTGGACTGTCCTTTGTTGGTGTCCACGCTGGGACCTATCTTATACAAAGAGCTGCAAAGTCCTCTGCTAAATCGGGCATGGAAATGAAATCAAAGGGCCTTGATGAATGA